The DNA window CCCGCCGACATCGGCCGCACCACCGGCACCCACGACGTCTACCTGACCTTCGACAGCGGCCAGCCAGCCGACTTCGTCAACGTCAACTGGTTCTCCTTCGCCTAGTACTCCAGCAGCGGATCGTGTCCTGAGCTGGTTCTTCCCAGGTCGTAGCTGCGTTGGGCAGTGGCTTGGTGGCGCCGACGCCAATGGGACCAGTTCAGGGCGCGGTCCCACTGGGCGAGGTCAGTGCGTTCGGTGGTGGGGCAGGAGATGTTTCAGGAGCCGTCGGATCTCTTCCACGGTGAGAGTGACGGCGGTACGGGTGGGGTCGTCTTCTGCTTCCCCCTTTGCGGCCTCGTCGGTGGCGAGGCCGGCGAGGATTCCGTGGGCGCTCATTGCCAGGGCGATGTGCTGGTACAAGCCCACGTAGCGATGAACTTCGTACTCGTGCAGGCCGCACTCGGTTCTCCACCCGGGAAGCAGGTGTCCCCGACGGGCGGCCGGCCCGGGCGGTGTCGGCCCTTACTCCCGCCACCGGGCGGGGTGGCAGAGCTCAAGATCAGGGACGCCGCGGCTCCGCTACGAGGTGAACCGGTGACCGGGCCGGCGTTGGCCCCGGGACTGGCAGCGGCACTACCGTCTCCTGGCGGACCTGGTCGACGCTGATGGCAGCCTGCCCGACATCGCACCCGGCGTGCTGATGGACGGCGACGACCTCGGCAAATGGCTCCAGCAGCAGAAACAGCCTGCCACCTGGGCGCGGCTCCGGCCCGAGCAACAGGAGCGACTGACCAAGCTCGGGGTGCAGCCCGTTCAGGCGTCGTCTCCCGAACTCCTGTATCGGAGCCGAGCGGTAACCGGAGCACCGTCCAGGCCTCCTGGCACACGACAGCGCGGGAATGGTGTGCTGGGCGGCAGAGGGGCAACAGTCGTTGAGCGTTGGCGCCCGCGCCTACGAGGTGAGGTCCGCGACCGGTGTTCGCCTACCCTCGCGGCGGTCACGCCAGAGCAGCACCTGACCGCTCACGCCGACCCCGGCCCCCACCAGCTCGCCCTTACCGCAGGGATCTTCGTCGCCCCGCAGAGGCCGTGAGCATCGTCGTGACAGAGAGAAGGGAGAGACCGTGAGCGGGTACACCAAACCGCTGGTGGGCGCCATCGGGGTGCTGATCGTCCTCTTCGGGTTCACACCCGATTTAGGTGACGGAGCCAAGGGTGCGCGGGGCACGACATGAGGCCGACCCGCCATGTTCGGCCAGGCCGGGGAAGCCAGAATCGCATCGCGCACCAGGTCGTCGAGCAGCGGGCGCGGCCCGTCGGCGGCCCAGCCCGGGGCGAGGTTCTCCTCCGGGCCGGTGAGTTCGTCCTCCTCGCCCTGGGCACAGTTTCTGGGCGGCGCGGCGTACGACGTCGGAGATCGGCAACGTGCCGCCGCAGCGGTCTGGGCGACCTTGGCCATCGACCCGGCGAACGGATCGGATCGACAGTGGCGAGGTCGGGGGCGGGCGTGGACCCGGTCGGGGCTCTCCTCGCGGGGTGGGTCAGCGGGACTTCCCGGACCGGCCGGGATACGTGTCAAAGGGGTCATGAGTTGATCTTGATGCGACTCAGCGCGTGGTCAGTACTCTGTCATGGGCAGGCACTCGGCGAGCAGGTCGACGACGTCACGCCAGGCTCGCTGCGCGTGCTGAGGGTGGTAGCCGACACCGGGGACCACGGGGTGGTCGACCGGCGGGTGGTGGAAGGCGTGCAGGGCGCCGCCGTAGACCGCAAGGCGCCAGTCGACGCCCGCGGCCTGCATCTCAGCGGTGAAAGCCTTCCGTTGCGCGGGCGGCATGATCGGGTCTTCCGACCCGACCCCGGCCCACACCGGGCAACGAATGCGCGCTGCCTCGCCCGGTCGGCCCGTGGTCAGGGCGTTGACTGTCCCGATCGCGCGCAGATTGACGCCGTCGCGCCCGAGTTCCAGCCCTACGGCACCCCCGGTTCCGTAGCCGACGGCGGCGATCCGGTCGGGGTCGGTCCGCGGTTCGGTGCGCAACACGTCGAGTGCCGCATGGCCGATGCCCCGCATCCGGTCGGGGTCGGCGAGCAGCGGCATGCAACGGGCCAGCATCTCCTCGGGGTCGCCCAAATAGCGCCCGCCGTGAAGGTCGAAGGCCAGCGCTACATATCCCAGCTCGGCGAGAGCATCGGCCCGGCGGCGCTCGACGTCGCTCAGTCCCATGCCCTCTGGTCCGAGCAGCACCGCGGGCCGGCGGTCGACACCGGCCGGGAGCGCGAGGTGCCCGATCATCGTCAAACCGTCCGCCGGGTACTCGACCGTACGCGTCGTGATCGTCGTCATGGGACTGGACTGTAGTGATCGCCGAGCCCGGTCCGGTCGGTGTTCTGCCGCTGGCAGAACAGCGTGCGTGTCCCTCGTATCCCCTCTGAAATACGGGGGCCGAGCGCTCAGGGCCCCACCGACGTGCAGAACACCGCCGCTTGCCTTCACCGTCGGCATCAATGGGCCACCACGGTCACGGCAGAGCAGCGGCTTGGGACCGTCGTCCGTGACCACGACCAGCCTCAGCCAGGGCGCTCCATCCCTGCCCACGGGACCACCCCAGGGGCCCAGTCAAGGCAAGCCGAAATCCCGTGGAGCGCACCTGCATGGCGTGGAATGATCTTGGCGACTGCTGACGAAAGGGAAGGCTGAAAACGTGTACGTACCGTCATCTGCACGAGCTCTCGATAGTGACGAGCGTGAGCTCGTGGAGCTGGCACGCCGCACCATAGACGCGCATACGGACGCCGGGCCCGACGAAGACGGGATCCACACGATGGGGGCTGCGGTCATGGCCGCCGACTACCGGATGTTCGCTGGCGTGAACCTCTACCACTTCACCGGCGGACCCTGCGCCGAACTCGTGGCTCTGGGAGCCGCACGAGGCCAGGGCGCCCGCCAGATGCGCTGCATCGTTGCCGTGGGAAACCACGGGCGGGGGGTCATCGGCCCGTGCGGGCGCGATCGGCAGGTGTTCGTTGACTACTACCCCACCATGCGCGTCATCGTGCCCACGCCCGCGGGGCCCAGGTCCGTTCTCGCCGCCGACCTGATGCCACTGGCTCAGCGATGGAACCCGGAAGGCATGAACGGTCTCGACCCATCGCTCTACCAAGACCCCGAGACGGCCGGTCCTCCGATCATCCGGTTCAACCCCCGCTACCTTGAAGACGTCCGCTCCGGCGCCAAGACCAAGACCACCCGCTTCCGGGACCCGGCCCAGCTCGGGCCGGCACGGCTGGTGTTTGAAAGCGACCCCGAAGTCGTCCTGTCGGCAGAGGTGACCGGCATCAGGCACTGCCTGGTAAGCGACCTCACCAACCAGGACGCCCAAGCCGAGGGGCTGACGACCGCGACCGAACTCCGGGCAGGACTCAAGGGCCACTACCCAGATCTGGCGGGAACCGACGAAGTCGACGTAATCACCTTCCAGATCAACGACGAGACAGGCACCGCTTGAACCGCGGAGGCAGCAGCGGGGCCGTTCCCGCGGGGGCTGGACCACGAAGGTTCACCTGGCCTGCGAACAGGGGCAGAAGCCGTTATCGGTGCTGGTCACAGCCGGGCAGTGGGGAGACAGCCCGCAGTTCACGGCCGTGTTGGAAGCCATCCGGGTCCCTCGCCTCGGACTGGGCCGGCCGCGGGTCCGTCCAGTGCGGGTCCGTGGTGACAAGGCGTATTCATCGCGCGCGAACCGTGCGTATCTGCGTCGGCGCGGGATCCGCTGCACGATTCCGGAGCCTGCCGATCAAGCCGGCCACCGCAAGCGCCGGGGAAAGTCCGGCGGGCGGCCTCCGGCCTTCGACCGTGAGGACTACAAGGCCCGGTACGCGGTCGAGTGCGGCATCAACCGGCTGAAGCGGAATCGGGCGGTGGCGACGCGGTTCGACAAGCTCGCGGTCCGCTTTGAGGCGACCGTCCTCATCGCCGCGATCAGCGAATGGCTGTGACCTGCCGGGAGTGTCGGTCCTGCGTGTCGTTCTGGCCGCGATCAGGTCAGCGGGTTGAGGGGAGACAGGGCCGATGGAGGCTGCGTACTACCGGGCCGAGAGCGAGAGCGGTGACCACATCGACGACCCGTCCGAGGACGCGCTGTTCATGCTGATCGACGACCTCAACGACTCGGACAACGCCTTCGCCGTCATCCAGCCCGACAAGGACGACCCGGCCTGGTTCACCTCGGTCGCGGTCCTGGACGAAGGCGGCTACGAGGTCGTCCGCCGCGACACCACCCGCCGCGAACACGATGTCGCCACCGAGACCAGCATCGACCAGATCGCCCGTGACCTCACCACCTGGATGGCCGCCCGCGAGTTCCCCGGACGGCCCGCCCAGCACACCGGCAACTTCTAAAACACTCCCTGGATCAATACAACCGGTCTACCGGCAACAGGTCGCTCCCACCCCGTCGATTCAGTGCGGCGCGTGCGATCACATGGCCATCAGGTTCGTCGCAGCGCTATCGGTGGGGCGCTCATCGGGCCAGCGCCGTCAGCAGTGGGATCCTGGGGCGCTCCGTGTGGGCGCGGTGGGCTCGGCGGCGAGCGGCGTGGACGCTGCGCCGGGCCAGGCAGAGCTCGCCTGCGGGAACATGGCAGGTCGGACAGGCTTCGGCGAACGCACCGTGCCGGAAGCGGCGGTGTGTCTCGTACGCGGCGTCCAAGGCGGCATCGAAGACGGAACCCGGTATCAGCGCTGGGGCGGTGCTCACGGAGGGGCATCTCCTTACACAGGGGTGGGGCGGCTTCGGCCCTCACACTCCACACGTCGGACAAGTGGTTCTCTCTCGGATTCCCCGATTGGCGCAGTTCAACGGGGTGGTGTCGTTCCGATGTCGTAGAGGGCTACTGGCAGGGCCGGCTGGATCCGGGAGATGCTTCCTCCAAGCCCCAGTCAGTCCACATGGGTTGGGCGCCGGTGATCACCGAAATCGGGGGTGGATGGGGCAGGTCGGGATCTCAGGGCGCTGTTCAGCACGAACGACGGCAGCGTGGAAGCCGGGGAGCGTTCACGAACCGCGAGACGCAGTGGGAGTGCGTCGCGGCTCGAGGTTGTGATCGTCACCAGCTAAAGATGACTCGCCGCCCTCCCCACCGCCGCGCTACCCGCATTCACCCTCGACGTCCCTGACCTCACCGACGACTACCACTGGTTCCTGAACCACATCGGACACCAGCCCGCCCTCCCGCGACCCGCATGACAGCGGCCGGGGCCAGATACATCGCAAAGGCGCGGAGGCTGCGCCGCCCCCGGTGCCGGCGGATCTTGCCGCTCGGTGCGTCAGGGACGGCCGCTTCGGCGCACGCGGCCCATATCCGGATAATACGCACACCCTACGAGCACCCTCTTCCGTGCCGCCGCCGACTCCGAGACGCCAGATCCCCAGCGGGGCTCGTCAGGCTCGTGGCGTACCAATGGGTGTAGTAGGTGTCGGCCTTGTGAAGCAGGTCCGGCCACCGGTCACCCGCAGCGACTTGCGGTCATCCCGTGTACCGGAGGAACATGCTCGGCGCCTTCCGGACCAGGGCGGCCGCGGCAAGGCCGATGACAGCGCCGGCTGCGACGTCGGAGGGGTAGTGCGCGCCGCTGTGGACCCGCTCGAGTGCCACCAGTGTCATGGGTACGGCGCATGCGGCACCGGCCCAGGGCCAGG is part of the Streptomyces subrutilus genome and encodes:
- a CDS encoding helicase associated domain-containing protein, producing MPDIAPGVLMDGDDLGKWLQQQKQPATWARLRPEQQERLTKLGVQPVQASSPELLYRSRAVTGAPSRPPGTRQRGNGVLGGRGATVVERWRPRLRGEVRDRCSPTLAAVTPEQHLTAHADPGPHQLALTAGIFVAPQRP
- a CDS encoding dienelactone hydrolase family protein — encoded protein: MTTITTRTVEYPADGLTMIGHLALPAGVDRRPAVLLGPEGMGLSDVERRRADALAELGYVALAFDLHGGRYLGDPEEMLARCMPLLADPDRMRGIGHAALDVLRTEPRTDPDRIAAVGYGTGGAVGLELGRDGVNLRAIGTVNALTTGRPGEAARIRCPVWAGVGSEDPIMPPAQRKAFTAEMQAAGVDWRLAVYGGALHAFHHPPVDHPVVPGVGYHPQHAQRAWRDVVDLLAECLPMTEY
- a CDS encoding ASCH domain-containing protein produces the protein MELARRTIDAHTDAGPDEDGIHTMGAAVMAADYRMFAGVNLYHFTGGPCAELVALGAARGQGARQMRCIVAVGNHGRGVIGPCGRDRQVFVDYYPTMRVIVPTPAGPRSVLAADLMPLAQRWNPEGMNGLDPSLYQDPETAGPPIIRFNPRYLEDVRSGAKTKTTRFRDPAQLGPARLVFESDPEVVLSAEVTGIRHCLVSDLTNQDAQAEGLTTATELRAGLKGHYPDLAGTDEVDVITFQINDETGTA
- a CDS encoding zinc finger domain-containing protein, with the translated sequence MSTAPALIPGSVFDAALDAAYETHRRFRHGAFAEACPTCHVPAGELCLARRSVHAARRRAHRAHTERPRIPLLTALAR